The Meriones unguiculatus strain TT.TT164.6M chromosome 18, Bangor_MerUng_6.1, whole genome shotgun sequence genome segment AGGTAGGGGAGCCATGAGGTTGGATGAGATCCCTTGGGAGTCAGGACAGATAGAaaagggttagggataagcctcAGGCCATCCATTATTTGGCAAAGAGGGAAAACAGCAAGGAAGTTGTAGTAAGTGAAAACCTGAAGTCATGGTTTTACAGTGCTGGGTCAGGGTGTGAaaccagggcttcacacatgctagccATGGatcctaccactgagccatgtccacagttctttaaaaaaaaaaaaaaaaaaaaacaagtttaagGGAGGAATGGCAATTGTACTGCTGAGGTAAGAGAGGCTAAGAATTGGCTGTTTTGACAACAGCTTCATTGCAGCAAGGGTGACACAAAATTGTTTAATGTCAGTCTGAGATATGAAGTCTGAACAAGTAAAGCCAGAATGTAGGCAACTCTTAGAGGGATTTTACTCAAAGGGATCAGAGAACTAAAGTGAGACTATAGAGGTGTGTTTCAAGTCTTTGTTAAGCATTGCAATGGAAGTGATCCAGTGGAGATAGGAACACGTTCCCAGTGACAGGGAGAAGAGACCCACACAGACTAAGAGGAGCGGCTGCACCCGACTACTGGCTTACATAAGCAGGTAAGCTGGCAGATGTGTTGGGAGACTGACAGCTCTCTTTTGGTGACTCTTATTTTCTCAGTGATAAGAGTATCACCCGAGAGTGAAGAATGGGGAGAGTATATACATATGGTCTTAGGGTTGAAGAGGCTGTCCAGGAAGATGGCTGGACTCTTGGCTCCCTGAAGATTTCTGGGTGTGATTTTAACCCTGACCTGGACATGATTAACACAGAAGTAGGTGGCAGCTCACCTGTGTCTGCAGTATCACTTGCTAGCTGGCACTCCTTCTGCCAGTCCTTGGGTATGACAGGCTCTGTGAGGCGAAGGAAGTCCTGTAGTGGGCACCGGTGAGGGCAGCCAGGCAGGACCAGAGGCCAGGGTGCTTTCTTACTGTCATTCCGAAAGTACATCTCAACTGAGAAATTCCTGAGAGTTGACAGGAAGCAAGAGAGGGATGCTCACCGTGCCCATAACTGAGTGTCTGAGTTGTCCCCGGTCATCCTGAGTGCTCCTTTAGAGGACACCTGGAAGCTTCACTTACCCATTGTCTTCCTGGTACAGTTCAAACATGTGGCAGGAAGCATAGGGGGCTTGTTTCCCGTTGTAGACATTCAGTGCCATCTGCAGAGCGACCAGGGTAGTGTCGTGCTGTAAGGGAGAGGGGCCACTTATTAGACTGGTTACTCCTCCACGTCCCAGGAGCTAAATCAGGGAAAATTAGCCAATTCCTTGCTTGACCCTTGTGTGTTGGGAGGAGGGGGAGTGGGAGAGTTAAAGCTTACCGCAGAATAAACCAGAAGCTTAGGGAATTGAGAGGTGGTTGCCATTAGAGTCAGGTTCTTCAGGATCTGAGCCAGCAGAACTCCtgaagaagaaaaattccaagGATCAGTGTCTCAAACCCCATCACTGATCTGCTTCTCTTGTCAGAGGATCACAACCCAGAGAACTTTTCCATTTCCTGGGTCCCATACTGGAACTCTACACCACTACTGCTAAGAACTGTCAAGTTTTCAGAGGAGACAGATAAAGCAAGGTATTAGTATTAAACAAAGGAGTAGAAACTTGAGCTAGGAGACCCTGATCATGACTGACTTAATAGTATGAACATAGTGTAAACTTTTGACTGTTTCACAGCACACAAGATGGTGGTTCATGCCAGGGCAACTGCTGTATGCAGTCTTTGAAAACTACTGCATTGTCAAAGGTTTGAGAATGGATACCCTTGAATGCTCAGATGAAATAACTGGCACATGTATTACCCTTTTCTCCAAAGGCCTTAGCAGTTTTCTGAAGGGAGAAATGAAGTTAGGAAAGAGAGGGTCTTCTGACATGGGTGAAACCTAAGAGTGAAAATGGttggctaggtgtggtggcagacatctttaaccccaacactcaggaggcagaggtaagtggatctctgtgatcgacgccagcctggtctacacagagttcaAACTGGGTtggccagagctacagagtgagacctatGACTCAGGCTAAATATCAGAGAACTGCAAGATTTGGGTAAGTAGCAGGGATGGCAAAGGGGAGATCTGGTTTTGAAAGAGCAGAGAATTAGCTTAGGCAGTATAGTGTGTGAGAAGTTCCCACAGCATATTTTCAGTGCTGGAGAGTTTTGAGGAGAGGGTAGTGACATGCTGTTCTTGTCACTCACCCCCCTGAAGCCGGGCCTTCTGCACTTGCTCGTGGATCccgaagaggaagaggaagctgaaGTCCTTTAGCTGGCTCAGATGCTGCACGGTTTGGGGTGAGGCCCAGGGCGGCAGGAGCAGCCCATGGGTTTGCTGTGTATCGCAGCAGGCAGGTTAGCTCCCTAGGCCTAGGCCAGAGCCTCTCCAAGGGTGGCTTTCTTCCCCAGGTGGGGAAGGTGCCTGTGTgtatgagggaggaagaggagagcagaggtGAGGCCGAGTAGCCATTGCAGACATGGCAGGCAGTGGGACATTGGGAAAGTAACTCAAGCATGAAGAGCTGACTCAGCAGAAAGAAATCTCACAGCACTGAGCTCTGGATGGAGAAGGGTACAGAGTGCTGACAAGTTGTAAACCATTTCCCACTTTGAGGTACTTTTTACCCATGAGGGAAGTTCCCAGGTTACATAAGCACTGGCTTGCTGGGCCTTCCCAGTGGGGATGGCAGTATCCAGGCAATACGCTCTACTTCCCTAGAGACCTGGACCTACTGAGGAGACAAGAATCCCAACAGGCACCCAGGTCAGGTCAGCTCACCTCACAAAAGAGCGTGTCGTACACGTTCCAGATGGTCTCCAGGGTCAGATTCATAAGCCCTGTCTCATTGGCGACCATGTCCAGAAAGTGCTATGAGAAATGGATCAGGAGATCAGTCATGTTCTGGGGAATGAGCAGTCTTATGCCTACACTTTGGCCCCAACTCACTGCATTCTGAATACTCTTGTTCTGATATTCTGGTGTCTGCCGAGTCTCATTCTGCAGCTGCTCATAACGGGGACATGGGCCCAATGGAAACTTCAGCAACTGAAAATGGAAACAGGCAGAGGAGCCTGGGATCAGTAGGCTGATAACTATAGTTGTCCCCACACCACTTCTTAAGAAGGGCTGGCCAGTCTTACCCTGTCTTCAGTGATGGGCACAGTGTGGACAGGGATAGGCTGCCATGAAATGTTAGGGTTGAAGTGCTGAACTTCACTGGGAGGGAAGAGTCCAGCCAGGTTGGCCTCAGCACTCATGAGAGTACGGTCAAAGTCTGTGCTTCGCACATAAACCTGTAGATTGGCAACACAAATCTCTATGTATAGAAGCACTTTGGCTCCTCACTAGAGCCCCAGGGGAGAACATGTTCTGGATGGTTACTCAGCACATTATCGTTTTACCATGCATACACATCCTCTGGTTCTTCCCTATTTCTCACGTCCTCAAACATACAGCTATGGGATATCACCACCATATAAAGAACTCATCTTTGGGGATAACTAGTTCAAATACTCCTTCCTGTTCACCAAAACCACTCATTTGGTAAGCTATCTGGTCTGGGAGACTTAAATAACTGGTTTGTCTCCCCTGAAGACCAGAGTCCCTgtcaggcatagtggtacatccGCCTCCACACAtagagacaggatctccctattcagctctggctgtcctgaaactcactatgtagaccaagctggcctcaaactcatagtgacCCACTTGCCTTTACCTCTCAAGTGcagggactaaaggtatgtgcctCTGATTCTAGCTTGGTACATACtttatttgctttttgagacagggtttctctgtgcagcactggctctcctggaatattctgtaggcctcaaactcaagatatctgcctgcctctgcctactgaatgCTGGAATCAAAGTACCACCACCAGCTTGGTACACATtcttaatcccagaatttgagagacagaggcagaaggatctctgaatTTAAGACTAGCCAGGgtcacatagtgagatcctgtctaaaaaataaaCTCAGTACATAATACCCTAGAGTCCCAATGGTGGATGCCACTCCTCaccacactcccttcctctttATAAATGCACTTAAAGAccagggaggagggggaaaaaaggaacagAGAGAGGTGGCTTGTgaaaaggcaggaagaaaatAAGGAAGGGAGGGGCAAGTTCAGGGTAGAGCTAGGTCTCTAGGAAACAGAAATACGTAGAGAACTGAGGCAGCTGTGGCTGAAAGAGTGACTACAGAACAGCTATCTATCACTGGGGTAAGCAGAGGACCTCAGGAGCCAGCACACTTGCCAGTTTTCATTGTCCTCTTTATCCTGGCTCTGTCCAGCTTATTAGACTGTTCCACTATAAGCTCTATGAAGACAGAGATCATAGCTCTATGGTATACTGTCATATGAGAAGCACTAGTGCAGTGCTTGGCCTTTAGTGACAATGTCTTGGACAGAAAGCCTGTTTGTTGTTTCAGAGTCAGAAAGTACTTTACCAGACCTTTCCTTATGTCTGAGTTGGACCCGTGGCCAGTTTTGTCTCTTCCTAGATAAGCAGAAACAATTCGGACTCCAGAGCAGTATTCTAGCCTGTTTTGTCCAGGGACCAAAAAAATCAGGGGGAAAGCTAGAGTGCCCAGCCTCACCCTTAGATTCTCTGAGGTCAGAAGATAATCCAAAAATCCCATTCCTTTTGCCAACCAAGCTTCCAACCTTACCTCTTGCCGGTGATAAGAGGTGTTCAGAAAGCCATGGTAGCGCTGCCGCAGGGCCTGGCCCAGCTCCCAGTGCTGTAGCATCCCCTCCTGTGGGCAAACCTGAGGGTTAAGAGAGTCCAAGAGGAAGGGACTGGCCCACAGGCCCTGTGGCATATAGGCATTCTTCCCCTGGCAAGGAGTGAGTTTGATTCCAGCAGTTAAGTGGCCAGTTGTGAATGACTCTGTGCTGGGCACAGGGTATTGTTAAGAAATCTGGTCACAGCCGGAGATGTAGCCCAGtgtcctgagtttggtttccaaaaccacaaaaacaaaacaacaaaacagacatcTGATCCATCGGAACCCAAGTGGAAAACTGGCATTGTACAGAGCTCCAGTTTCTGTGCTCCAGGCATGACTCATTCTATAGCATATCCTTGCAGGTTAGCTTCTGACCCACCTTGGTTAGCTGACCAAACCCCTGGGGCCACTTCTCTTCCTGATAGGGGTCCTTGGGATAGGTCTTCACTGGTGATCGATCTCCATGTCGATAAAGCTGAGCAAAGAAAATGGTTGGTCTACAAATCAGAAGGGTCTTCTAGTTAAGGTCAGGGCCCACCTCTGCTCATGTCAGAAAAGGAAGTCTCATTCCCTCTTTCCACTaagcaaagaaaaacagactCCAGTTCAGGGGGTCCCTAATTTGGCTATGCAATAGAACCCAAGATAATAGGCAAAGCCAAAAAACTAGTGAAAGCAATGCCTTCTGGGGAAGGGAGCAGGCAATGACTGGAAAAACAAAGATCATCAAAGTCGTCTTTATGGGTGGATTCTGGGACTCTCAACCTTTTAACTAAATTCCCATCCTAGGAAGAATCATCCCAGGGAAGAATATCGCCTATCATTACTGGGTCGCCCTGTCCTGCAAAATAGCCTAGGGCTCCAACCTCGCAACCCAGCACGGGCCAGCTGCTTCCCAAACCAGGTTCTTTCTCCTCCTTGAGAAGTGAGAACTGCGACCCCAGAGCAAAAGCTCTGCCCCTCCCTCTATCAGCCGGCCTTTGCCCTTTCAGCTTTGGTGAACCCGTTGGTGACTCCGTCACCCATTACCAAGGTAACAAAGCGCAGACTCCGGGCCTGTGTGGGTGGCATCACCGTTAGGCACATGCCAAGAAAGAACTGGAGAAGAGCTGCCCGGCTCCAACCGGACCGTCTGCCCGCCATTGCCGCTGTAGGTTgtgcagcaaaaaaaaaaaccggaACGCCTTGGGCGGTACCTGCTGCAGCCGCCCGGATGCATTTGAAAGGACACTTACCGGAAGTGCACCCTGCGCCATCTTTCTATTGGGGGGTGAATTGGGAAAGTCTGGTGGGAGAAGGCGAGATTTGGGAGGGAATGCTCACAGAGGAGGTTTACGATCGGCGGTGATGAACGAGTGTGATAATGTAGCGCAATCTTTCGGCCAGAAAAGGCTTAAAGACCTCGTTTTGGTAGAAGCGCTAGATCAGGCTTGCCTTTTCTTCTACCAGGCTGGTCCTTGCCGTGGGCCGGAGTCTTGGCCCGAAGAGCGAGCGCCTCCTCTAAGAAGTGCTTCTTAGCATGGTCCTAGAGCCTCAGCTGGAGCGAGGTGTGGGGAAATACAGGGCCTCGCTTTCTGCGCCTGTCTGCTGTGTGTAGTTTAGCTTGAGCCTTGGCTGTGGGCTGTGGCACTGTCCACTACGTAGTCTTGTTTGGGATGTAGGGCACTGCATGTGAACAGCCCTTTGGTCTCCCTGCGTCCTTGAGGTAGATCCAGTCTGGTTCTCCATTCATGTCCTG includes the following:
- the Acp2 gene encoding lysosomal acid phosphatase isoform X1; the encoded protein is MAGRRSGWSRAALLQFFLGMCLTVMPPTQARSLRFVTLLYRHGDRSPVKTYPKDPYQEEKWPQGFGQLTKEGMLQHWELGQALRQRYHGFLNTSYHRQEVYVRSTDFDRTLMSAEANLAGLFPPSEVQHFNPNISWQPIPVHTVPITEDRLLKFPLGPCPRYEQLQNETRQTPEYQNKSIQNAHFLDMVANETGLMNLTLETIWNVYDTLFCEQTHGLLLPPWASPQTVQHLSQLKDFSFLFLFGIHEQVQKARLQGGVLLAQILKNLTLMATTSQFPKLLVYSAHDTTLVALQMALNVYNGKQAPYASCHMFELYQEDNGNFSVEMYFRNDSKKAPWPLVLPGCPHRCPLQDFLRLTEPVIPKDWQKECQLASDTADTEVIVALAVCGSILFLLIVLLLTVLFRMQAQPPGYHHVADREDHA
- the Acp2 gene encoding lysosomal acid phosphatase isoform X2, with product MAGRRSGWSRAALLQFFLGMCLTVMPPTQARSLRFVTLLYRHGDRSPVKTYPKDPYQEEKWPQGFGQLTKEGMLQHWELGQALRQRYHGFLNTSYHRQEVYVRSTDFDRTLMSAEANLAGLFPPSEVQHFNPNISWQPIPVHTVPITEDRLLKFPLGPCPRYEQLQNETRQTPEYQNKSIQNAHFLDMVANETGLMNLTLETIWNVYDTLFCEQTHGLLLPPWASPQTVQHLSQLKDFSFLFLFGIHEQVQKARLQGGVLLAQILKNLTLMATTSQFPKLLVYSAHDTTLVALQMALNVYNGKQAPYASCHMFELYQEDNGNFSVEMYFRNDSKKAPWPLVLPGCPHRCPLQDFLRLTEPVIPKDWQKECQLASDTADTEYKLHENRLS